TCATCTATTACATCACATTATACACATACAAAAAAATTTCAATGGTTAGGACTTATAATGGTACAAATGTGAACAACTTCCAACCAAAAGACAGAAGCAAGTGGAGGGATTGTTTTGTCTCCCCCATATAATATGGCTACAATTTAATTTCATAGTTCCAACCACTATGCCATCTTCCAGTAATCACGAGAATATTCCGAGTGAAAACAGATTCACTCAACTGCATCATGGGTTTTTTCAATTGGGTCAAGAACCACTTACTTCTTTTAGGCAGAAAGGTCGTAGTGGGGAGTGTGTTTCAGCACCAACAACGGCCGAGGAGAACTGAACTCCCATTGTTCGCGACAGATGTAGTGATGTCGCATTCCACATCGCTCATCAACGGTGTAGAGTGAAAGGAGTGTTGATTTGGCCACCAAGCACCACAGCAGGATTTGCTTTCTGTGCCGTCTCCCTGCAGACTATATAACCAAGATAGGAACTGCCACCAGAAGATCAAACACCACTTTTCACTCGTTACCCTAATTCGTATTCCAAATGGCAAGCGAAAATGTCATCCATGGAAAATTTGAGGTCAAGATAGTTAGAAAAACCATTGTCAAAGCAGCAGATCCTTTACCAGAGAGGCATATTATTTCCCTTTCAAATCTTGACCTATTATCTGGCCGATTTCCAGTGACATACATTTACTTCTATAGTAAACCACAAAGCATTCACTCGATCAGTAATACCCTGATTGAATCTCTTTCTCAATGCCTCAGCCATTTCTATCCTTTTGCAGGTACGATTTCTGAAAATAAGAAATCAGGCGAACCTGAGATCATCTGCGACAATAGTGGAGCACTTGTCACAGAAGCACAAGCAAGCATTCCGCTGAAGGAGTTTGACTTTTACAATCTCAATCAGTCTTTCCAAGGGAAACTAGTCTCCACCGAACACTTCTTTCCAGTGCAAGTCCAAATCACATCCTACATCTGTGGAGGCATATCAATGACGTTCACATTTGACCATGCACTAGGTGATGCAAGTGCCTTCGGCAAGTTCCTGGTGACATGGTCTGAGATAGCCATGAAAAAACCAATATCTTGTTCCCCAGATCATAGCAGAGGTCTTCTTGCCAGGCTCCCTCCCAGATATGATCCGTCCTTGGATGAATCATTCATCACCTGCACCATGGAAGACATATGCAACATGCCTACAATTAGTATATTGCTCAAACGCCTGTATTATATAGATTACTCAAACATTGACAGATTGCAAAGACTTGCCAACACAAATGGGAAGAAAAGAACCAAAATTGAGGCTTTCTCAGCTTATATATGGCAAGTTATGGCAAAAGTTGTCGACAAAAGCCATAATAATTGCAGGATGGGGTGGTTAGTCGACGGACGAACAAGATTATCCAAGAACCAAAACTCTATGTCCAATTACATTGGTAATATGCTATCTCTAGCTTTTGCAGATTCAGATATCAAGAATTTAAAGCAAGGATCCATTGCAGATATAGCAGAAATAGTTCACAAAGCAATTACTACAGTAACTAATGAAGCACATTTTAGGAATCTGATTGATTGGGTGGAGTGCCACAGACCTGGACTGATGTTAGCAAAGAGTGTTCTCGGTCTCATGGGGCCAACAATCGTAATATCATCAGGTAGAAGATTCCCAGTTGCTGAATTAGACTTTGGATTTGGGAGTCCAGTTCTTGGAACAGCCTGTTCGACCATAGAAAGGCTAGGAGTGGGTTATTTAAATCAGAGGCAAAGTGCTAGAGGAGATGGGTCATGGACTGTCTCAGCAATCTTATGGCCGGAGATGGTTGAGGCACTTGAGTTGGATCCTAACCACATAGTTCAGCCAATGAATCTCAACCATATTCTTCCGTGATGCCTTTTTTGTCATGAATATCTAAGTTACGAAAATGGCTGTAGTAGTTGGTAAATAGGGTACTCTTCACCCTCGTGTACTAATTACTATATAAGACACATCTGTCGTTTTCCGCGTCAGTTTTATCATTCATCTGATTGATTTAATTTTAAACTGATCGCTGACATATGCAGTACTAAGAAACTACTAACTACTTATCCACTTTCAATTTCAGAAAAATCAAGgatgaaattaatttgaaaagaATTTTGAAAACTAGGATATTTGAGCTGCTGAATAAAATTTATGTCCTGATATAAATATTCTTTGGAACATAAGCATTGAACAACCTTGATGGTGCTCAGAGAATAAAAAATGAGCCGGATAATATAAAAACCAAGCCAAGCATGTAGCTTAGCTTGCTGCTTGTCTGGGCAGATGATTGATAAAGAAGTTTCCCTTATCAATCTCAACATCTTATACATCATATGATCATATATTTTACAAAGACAGCTAGCCCAAAAGCGGCAGCACATAAAACTTGGAATTctgaattttagaaaaaaaaccATATATTGATCAACAAAGTAGAAAGA
The genomic region above belongs to Salvia miltiorrhiza cultivar Shanhuang (shh) chromosome 5, IMPLAD_Smil_shh, whole genome shotgun sequence and contains:
- the LOC130987181 gene encoding coniferyl alcohol acyltransferase, with translation MASENVIHGKFEVKIVRKTIVKAADPLPERHIISLSNLDLLSGRFPVTYIYFYSKPQSIHSISNTLIESLSQCLSHFYPFAGTISENKKSGEPEIICDNSGALVTEAQASIPLKEFDFYNLNQSFQGKLVSTEHFFPVQVQITSYICGGISMTFTFDHALGDASAFGKFLVTWSEIAMKKPISCSPDHSRGLLARLPPRYDPSLDESFITCTMEDICNMPTISILLKRLYYIDYSNIDRLQRLANTNGKKRTKIEAFSAYIWQVMAKVVDKSHNNCRMGWLVDGRTRLSKNQNSMSNYIGNMLSLAFADSDIKNLKQGSIADIAEIVHKAITTVTNEAHFRNLIDWVECHRPGLMLAKSVLGLMGPTIVISSGRRFPVAELDFGFGSPVLGTACSTIERLGVGYLNQRQSARGDGSWTVSAILWPEMVEALELDPNHIVQPMNLNHILP